Within Lolium rigidum isolate FL_2022 chromosome 5, APGP_CSIRO_Lrig_0.1, whole genome shotgun sequence, the genomic segment GATGAATAAAAGTGGTTGACATAATCTTGCCTCTAATGCTGGTTAGTTATGTATTCGTGTTTGCTAGTATGTAGCATGCATTTTACTTGAATATTGTAACAAACTCTCCATGTTCAACTGAAGATCTCTGAAGTCTGAACATAGTCTACATACTAGCAAATTCGTATTCCAAGGTAGAAATGAAGTTACGGAATTTACGTGTCCAGACTTTCACACAGTAACTTCATTTCACACTTTCCGTTCGATCTAGTTTGATTCCGTAACTTCATTTCACACTACTACCGCTATGTGAGATTCTCTGCTTTGATAAAGCAACAACAGCACACCTTATCAAAACCTTGCTTTATTCAATAATCCATCTGGTGAACACTTCACATATTTTACAACCTTTTATTCCTTTCAGGTCAACACACGTCTATTTCCAACTCTGACATTTATTCGAGTAAGCTTTCCCATTCTTCGGTTCAGAAATGGTAGCACTCGCAGCTCTAAAATCAGCTCACTTGCAGACCATCTGCTTACTCAGTTCTCACTAAACTTGTCCAGGAAGGACAATATTTCAGTGTTCACTCTCTGGGCCTGCTCCTGCTGGAGGTAGTGGTGTCCTTCGATGATGGCAACCTCAAGGTCTGGAACATTGGACTTCAAACCCCCGCTCTCGACGTAGTGCTTGGTTCCAAAGGACTCAAAGCCGGTGTCCTTGTCGCCTGCGATGAACTTCGCAGGCACCATGATCTTCGCGCCATGCCATGGCGCAGTGAGCCTCCAGTTCCTGTGTTCCACATGGATTAGTGTGAACCTAGATCGAACGGAAAGTGTGAAATGAAGTTACGGAATTTACATGTCCATCATGCGGTAGTAGTTGAGCGGCCCGGTGAAACCAGACTTCTGAAACTTCTCGGCGTACTGGCCTAGTTCTTCGTCAGTCATCCAAGGAAgtggggatgatgatgatgcctctaATAAGTCTATGATCTCTACTCCAGGAGGAGCGGTGATGCTGTCTAATTCAATTGAGTAGAACTTCTTTAGGACAGTCGCGACGTCATAGCGGGTGAATGCCTTTTCAGCCCTTCCAGGCTCCTGTGGGCATGATATTGAAATAAATTGGTTATTTTGCAACAGCTATATGGTGGTAAATACAGACCATGGCTACAAATGCAAGGTAAAAGATATGCCCATCTTGGTGACACACTGGGCATGAAGCTGTAATTATGTTCTTTTCGAATTGTTTACAATGTTCTAGCAAATGAGAGCCAACCTAATGTTTGCGCCCTGAATATAGAATCTCTAAGCCGGCCTACAATTGATTATAGAATATTTAATCCTACTACTGATTATAGTATCTCTAAGTCTTCTAGTGTTTATTTTCTAATATATTAACTGACGATGCACTGttcaaattttcagaaaaacaaacaagatcataatTTGGATATAGACTATCAGTTAAAATATCAAAGTTTCTTCGTCTATATCCAAAATAAGATTCATCAACCAATTATCCCCCTCGAATCGTCACTCTCCTTCAAACTTTTCATAAGCACATTTTCTTCAATTTTTACTTATCCAAAAGCCTGCAATTGCAAGAACTTCCATTTCACACAGCTCATGAACTGCAATTTTAAGCAGAAGAAGATTGGATGCTGAAATCAAATCACAAGACCACAGGAGGCAATTATGGCAAGGATCACAACTGAAACCTGGAACTGCGTGATGTAGAACCCATCGCCGAGGGCCGCGAAGATCTCCGTCGCCGGGCGAGGGGCCGAGGGCGCGCTCTTCTGCTCTTTCTATGTCTTTCTTCTACACGCGCTTTTCTATGCTTATTATTCCACAAATACAATCTTTGACCGTAGAATTTCTTTTTTAACACGGTAGAATTTCTTGCAATAttcattcaaaaaaaatcataatCATAGGAAatgaaatttcaaaataaatatcATAATCGTAggaaataaaattttaaaataaatatcATAATCTAAAACGTGTAAAATAAGCGTAACAAAAATTACATATTATTAGCACCAACCTATCAAACTTTCTCTCCTGGATCGCTCTCGCGCAAGGGCAACTTCGGTGTGCCCGAACCCTAGACCAAAGCACCCACCACAAACCCGTCACGGCGTCCCCACTAGCCGGTGTCACCATCAGCACCGGCTGCAGCGGCGCCCTGCTGCCAAAGGCGGAAGGGATAGGAGAGCGAGCCTCAATGTGCCCTCTACGCGCGGAGAGGCGACAACTAGCTCGGCAAGGCAAGGTGGTCCTTGGCCGATGTGGCGACCTTTTGCCGACCGGCAACAGAGGGGTGGTCTGCTGGCGACCACGCAGAGGATACGCCCAAGAGGCCTCGATCTGGGCTGTGTGGGGGGCTGATCTGGGCAGGCAGCCGTGGCTGTTGTGCGGGGGTGCCTAGCGACGTGGTGGGCCGTCATGCCGGCGGGCTCCGTTCCTACCTGATTGTCAGGGAGCCGCCGCGGGGACTTGTGTGAGCAGCCGTGGATGCATGTCTTTGAAGCAGGGTTCGTGGCGCGAGTCTGTGTGTCT encodes:
- the LOC124656705 gene encoding epoxide hydrolase A-like; translation: MTGLYPPFSQPEALPPKLLFTIMDGRMQHPHNSAIHLPQLLALSRQKLVDTQTRATNPASKTCIHGCSHKSPRRLPDNQKEQKSAPSAPRPATEIFAALGDGFYITQFQEPGRAEKAFTRYDVATVLKKFYSIELDSITAPPGVEIIDLLEASSSSPLPWMTDEELGQYAEKFQKSGFTGPLNYYRMMDMNWRLTAPWHGAKIMVPAKFIAGDKDTGFESFGTKHYVESGGLKSNVPDLEVAIIEGHHYLQQEQAQRVNTEILSFLDKFSEN